The Armatimonadota bacterium genome includes a window with the following:
- a CDS encoding amino acid ABC transporter ATP-binding protein, whose product MAVAQPSDARAIVRIEGVHKWFGPLHVLHDIHLDIASGEVVVIIGPSGSGKSTLLRCINGLELPERGRILVDGIEVSRNPRNINQIRAEVGMVFQQFNLFGHLTVLDNLTLAQRVVRRRTREEAERIARHLLEKVGIPEKAQAYPSQLSGGQQQRVAIARALAMNPKIMMFDEPTSALDPEMIKEVLDVMKGLAREGMTMLVVTHEMGFAREVGHRVVFMDQGRVLEVAPPDDLFTRPSLDRTKLFLSKIL is encoded by the coding sequence ATGGCGGTGGCGCAGCCGTCGGATGCCCGGGCGATCGTGCGGATCGAGGGCGTCCACAAGTGGTTCGGTCCGCTGCACGTACTCCACGACATCCACCTGGACATCGCCTCCGGGGAGGTGGTGGTCATCATCGGGCCCAGCGGGTCGGGCAAGAGCACGTTGCTGCGCTGCATCAACGGGCTGGAGTTGCCCGAACGTGGGCGGATCCTCGTCGATGGCATCGAGGTGAGCCGCAACCCCCGCAACATCAACCAGATTCGCGCGGAAGTCGGCATGGTCTTCCAGCAGTTCAACCTCTTCGGGCACCTGACGGTGCTGGACAACCTCACGCTTGCCCAGCGGGTCGTCCGCAGGCGGACGCGGGAGGAGGCGGAACGGATCGCCCGGCATCTGTTGGAGAAGGTCGGAATTCCCGAGAAGGCGCAAGCCTACCCGTCTCAGCTGTCGGGCGGACAGCAGCAGCGGGTGGCGATCGCCCGGGCGCTGGCGATGAATCCCAAGATCATGATGTTCGACGAGCCGACATCGGCCCTGGATCCGGAAATGATCAAGGAAGTTCTGGACGTCATGAAGGGACTGGCCCGCGAGGGGATGACGATGCTGGTGGTGACACACGAGATGGGATTCGCGCGCGAGGTCGGTCACCGGGTCGTCTTCATGGACCAGGGACGGGTCCTGGAAGTGGCACCCCCGGACGACCTGTTCACCCGGCCTTCTTTGGACCGGACGAAACTGTTCTTGAGCAAGATCCTGTGA
- a CDS encoding amino acid ABC transporter permease: protein MSQPHTAAPGTGRVFPLPLHRFPWWVLVLAISGGLVAARIAGSEIYLQTLRFLGSGIVVTLYLTVASYGLALVIGLVAGLMRVSGSPWLRTPAILYIEVVRGVPLLVLLLYIAFVLTPWLADATQMRFWRDNVVRAVLGLGIGYGAYLAEVYRAGIEAIPRGQVEAALSLGMSNGQAMRYVVLPQAIRIILPPLGNDFVALLKDSSLASVISVTELTYSGNLNVARTFRSFETYNMVALLYLMMTLAGSAGVRLLERATGRGR, encoded by the coding sequence ATGTCGCAGCCGCACACAGCTGCACCGGGCACGGGGCGCGTCTTCCCCCTGCCTCTGCACCGTTTCCCGTGGTGGGTGCTCGTGCTGGCCATCTCGGGGGGCCTGGTGGCCGCACGCATCGCGGGTTCTGAGATCTACCTGCAGACGTTGCGCTTCCTGGGCTCGGGGATCGTCGTCACCCTGTACCTGACGGTGGCTTCGTACGGGCTCGCGTTGGTCATCGGTCTGGTGGCCGGACTGATGCGGGTGTCCGGGAGCCCGTGGCTGCGCACGCCGGCCATCCTGTACATCGAGGTGGTCCGCGGGGTGCCGCTGCTGGTGCTGCTGCTGTACATCGCGTTCGTGCTGACGCCGTGGCTGGCCGACGCGACCCAGATGCGGTTCTGGCGCGACAACGTGGTGCGCGCAGTGCTGGGATTGGGGATCGGCTACGGCGCATACCTCGCGGAGGTTTATCGGGCCGGGATCGAGGCCATCCCCCGAGGTCAGGTGGAGGCGGCGCTGTCGTTGGGCATGTCGAACGGTCAGGCGATGCGCTACGTGGTCCTGCCCCAGGCTATCCGCATCATTCTACCGCCGCTGGGCAACGACTTCGTCGCGCTGCTGAAGGACTCCTCACTGGCCTCGGTCATCTCCGTGACGGAGCTGACGTATTCGGGCAACCTCAACGTGGCGAGGACCTTCCGGTCGTTCGAGACGTACAATATGGTGGCGCTGCTGTACCTGATGATGACGCTGGCGGGCTCAGCGGGGGTGCGGCTGCTGGAGCGGGCCACCGGGCGGGGCCGGTAG